From the genome of Chelmon rostratus isolate fCheRos1 chromosome 1, fCheRos1.pri, whole genome shotgun sequence, one region includes:
- the tm2d3 gene encoding TM2 domain-containing protein 3 — MATSCQKWRPDRGRCFKTYGIVMVLFMDLLVQCVNGYLSSPHVGQEPPYSRDAQQGPVITSPVVPAAASVSPADEENYTSKCPSGGLCSRLPADCIQCNYQHNCTYRKPASFTCKPKKGVHCIGESGQQQTNFSLSITCQFCWQLDPSQYRCSNSTNCMTVSCPRKRYNAICDVVDHVHCLGKRRFQKRLYCNWTGGYKWSTALALSITLGGFGADRFYLGQWREGLGKLFSFGGLGIWTLIDVLLIGVGYVGPADGSLYI; from the exons ATGGCCACTAGCTGTCAGAAATGGAGACCAGACCGAGGACGGTGCTTCAAAACCTACGGAATTGTTATGGTTTTGTTTATGGACTTGCTCGTACAATGTGTTAACG ggTACCTGAGCTCTCCTCATGTTGGCCAGGAGCCTCCCTACTCCAGAGATGCCCAGCAGGGACCTGTCATCACCAGCCCAGTGGTCCCCGCTGCAGCCTCAG TGTCTCCTGCAGATGAAGAGAACTACACTTCCAAGTGTCCCAGTGGGGGTTTGTGTAGTCGCCTGCCAGCTGATTGCATTCAGTGCAATTACCAACACAACTGTACCTACAGGAAACCAGCTTCCTTCACTTGTAAACCCAAGAAAGGAGTTCACTGTATA gGCGAGTCAGGACAGCAGCAAACCAACTTCTCTCTTTCCATCACCTGTCAGTTCTGCTGGCAGCTCGACCCGTCCCAGTACCGCTGCTCAAACTCTACCAACTGCATGACAGTGTCTTGCCCACGCAAGCGCTACAACGCTATCTGTGACGTGGTAGACCATGTGCATTGTTTAG GTAAAAGACGTTTTCAGAAGCGTTTATATTGTAACTGGACCGGTGGATACAAATGGTCAACGGCATTAGCACTCAG CATTACGCTTGGTGGTTTTGGGGCAGATCGGTTTTATCTGGGCCAGTGGAGAGAGGGTCTGGGCAAACTGTTCAGCTTTGGAGGCCTGGGTATTTGGACTTTGATAGATGTTCTACTGATAGGGGTTGGTTATGTGGGACCTGCTGACGGTTCGCTCTACATCTGA
- the larp6a gene encoding la-related protein 6a: MHALVNAFMRCVSLLLPPSWLCVSSCLWVGSECEETLPRPNPRARFKSRKPLTYEEVAAVAAAVEAQGGSSPSVLPGPGCVSLAATSPAAPQGPPSGRIWIGGLWRAVEGVFGAPWVLLRHRWCPKKRRAALRAPYPACAFESSKIKSFQGGAAAAAPAEGGKGAGGSTPSYSRNMSGSAGIPDSNPAECASDASAEQGIDEVITVDQHTHEMGTVTITVAIQAAEDEEPEEVSSNNIDFLGGSCSEDEIGRHDKSSGAGTSGGELEEESWQPPDPELIQKLVAQIEYYLSDENLEHDAFLLKHVRRNKLGFVSVKLLTSFKKVKHLTRDWRTTAYALRHSKILELNDEGRKVRRKSAVPVFASESLPSRMLLLSDLQRWPELAALTKDNGGSEGGANQQEQLMKLLLKAFGTYGAIASVRVLKPGKDLPADLKRLSGRYTQLGTEECAIVEFEEVEAAVKANEAVGSEDGGASLLGLKVVLIGTKPPKKKVPKERPHEEGGMRKSRSLNSRVRELQYHGDDSACSSSDTESNPTSPRLARKSQSCNKLSPTTAGISFQNNHLSPGMSPRNSPWSSPRASPCPQRKSPQTHKSPLASEGRLSPEPGRRWADYSSDSSLTPSGSPWVQRRKQVASQESSPVGSPMLGRKIQNADGLPPGVMRLPRGPDGTRGFHCVTVGERGKTAATQT, from the exons atGCACGCCTTGGTGAATGCCTTCATGCGCTGCGTCTCCCTCCTCTTGCCTCCCTCTTGGCTTTGTGTCAGCTCTTGCTTGTGGGTTGGGAGTGAGTGCGAAGAGACGCTGCCGCGGCCCAATCCCAGAGCTCGTTTCAAAAGCAGAAAGCCTCTTACATATGAGgaagtagcagcagtagcagcagcagtagaagCCCAAGGAGGCTCCAGCCCGTCAGTCCTACCAGGTCCAGGCTGCGTCTCACTGGCCGCTACAAGCCCCGCTGCTCCTCAGGGCCCTCCTTCGGGTCGGATCTGGATCGGGGGTCTCTGGCGAGCCGTGGAGGGAGTCTTCGGAGCCCCCTGGGTCCTTCTCCGCCATCGCTGGTGCCCGAAAAAACGTCGAGCAGCTTTACGCGCCCCGTATCCTGCCTGTGCCTTCGAGTCGAGCAAGATTAAAAGCTTTCAGGgaggcgctgctgctgctgctccggccgagggagggaagggagcGGGTGGAAGCACCCCGAGTTATTCGAGGAACATGAGCGGGTCCGCGGGGATCCCCGATTCGAACCCAGCGGAGTGCGCCTCAGATGCGTCAGCGGAGCAGGGCATCGATGAGGTAATCACCGTGGATCAGCACACGCATGAGATGGGGACGGTGACGATAACTGTGGCCATACAAGCGGCGGAGGACGAGGAACCCGAGGAAGTGTCATCCAATAATATTGACTTCCTCGGAGGCAGCTGTAGTGAGGACGAAATTGGAAGACATGACAAATCAAG CGGTGCCGGGACCAGCGGAGGGGagttggaggaggagagctggcAGCCGCCGGATCCAGAGCTCATCCAGAAGCTGGTCGCTCAGATCGAGTACTACCTCTCCGATGAGAACCTGGAGCATGACGCCTTCCTTCTCAAACATGTCAGACGCAACAAACTCGGGTTTGTCAGCGTCAAGTTGCTCACTTCGTTCAAAAAG GTGAAACACTTGACTCGTGACTGGAGAACAACTGCTTACGCTCTGAGGCACTCAAAGATACTTGAGCTGAACGATGAGGGGCGTAAGGTGCGACGTAAGTCTGCGGTGCCAGTTTTTGCCAGTGAGTCCTTGCCTAGCCGCATGCTGCTGTTAAGTGATTTGCAGAGGTGGCCAGAGCTGGCTGCTCTCACTAAGGATAATGGAGGCAGTGAGGGGGGAGCCAATCAGCAGGAGCAACTGATGAAGCTGTTGCTGAAAGCGTTCGGAACATACGGCGCCATCGCCTCCGTCAGAGTCCTGAAGCCCGGGAAGGACTTGCCTGCTGACCTGAAGAGGCTGAGTGGCCGCTACACTCAGCTAGGCACTGAGGAATGTGCCATTGTGGAGTtcgaggaggtggaggctgctGTTAAAGCAAATGAAGCTGTGGGGAGTGAGGACGGAGGGGCCAGTTTGCTGGGATTGAAAGTAGTCCTGATTGGCACCAAGCCACCCAAGAAGAAAGTACCCAAAGAGCGGCCGCacgaggagggagggatgcGCAAAAGCCGCTCGCTCAACAGCAGAGTACGAGAGCTTCAGTACCACGGGGACGACTcggcctgcagctcctcagacACTGAGAGCAACCCTACATCCCCTCGGCTGGCCAGAAAGTCCCAGTCCTGTAATAAGCTCAGCCCCACCACTGCAGGCATCAGCTTCCAGAACAATCACCTGAGTCCTGGCATGTCCCCGCGTAACAGTCCCTGGTCGAGCCCCCGCGCCAGTCCCTGTCCTCAGCGCAAATCTCCCCAAACCCACAAGTCTCCCTTAGCCAGCGAGGGCAGACTGAGCCCTGAGCCTGGGCGCCGCTGGGCAGACTACTCCTCAGACAGTAGCCTCACCCCTTCAGGGAGCCCGTGGGTTCAGCGGCGCAAGCAGGTGGCGTCGCAGGAGAGCAGTCCGGTCGGCAGCCCGATGCTGGGTCGAAAGATCCAGAACGCAGACGGCCTGCCACCAGGAGTCATGAGGCTGCCACGGGGCCCCGATGGAACCCGGGGctttcactgtgtcactgttgGCGAGAGGGGAAAGACTGCTGCCACTCAGACTTGA